One Glycine max cultivar Williams 82 chromosome 6, Glycine_max_v4.0, whole genome shotgun sequence DNA segment encodes these proteins:
- the LOC102667519 gene encoding protein RKD5, which yields MGFVFVSDRDFPNLDNVPHTFTSSFSFAQLNHTHKIMEVSPLEGFSELDWWTPQLPYSSNHLCFNEFPDLENLDLDFSLPSLGEHLEEVDQKPSNIVVPEGLRCNHEKVFGDALLATEHVSATCVKKEQVLNNIDQSPLPVLLASNSTTRKKPCALEFEEASFAIQNQNGSATASYLKKEEVQNIIHQRPLPVSSSSKKRTCVLEFDEIKKHFGVPITEAAKRLNVGLTMLKRRCRELSITRWPHRKLKSLQLLIDNVKEMGLEDEVPRLERQKRLLEKLPGLELSEEAKKLRQACFKANYKKRRCMALQS from the exons ATGGGCTTTGTCTTTGTCTCTGACCGCGATTTTCCCAATCTTGACAACGTTCCTCATACCTTCACCTCATCTTTTTCCTTTGCTCAACTAAACCACACTCACAA AATAATGGAGGTTTCACCATTGGAGGGTTTCTCCGAACTTGATTGGTGGACACCGCAGTTGCCATATTCAAGCAACCACCTTTGCTTCAATGAGTTCCCGGATTTGGAAAATCTGGACCTCGATTTCAGCCTCCCATCCCTTGGTGAACATTTGGAGGAGGTGGACCAAAAGCCCTCGAACATTGTTGTTCCCGAAGGGCTTCGTTGCAATCATGAAAAGGTTTTTGGGGATGCTTTATTGGCCACTGAACATGTTTCTGCCACTTGTGTGAAGAAAGAGCAAGTGCTGAATAATATTGATCAGAGTCCATTGCCAGTGCTTCTAGCTAGTAACAGCACTACGAGGAAGAAGCCTTGTGCTTTGGAATTTGAGGAAGCTTCATTCGcgattcaaaatcaaaatgggTCAGCCACTGCGAGTTATTTGAAGAAAGAGGAGGTGCAGAACATTATTCATCAGAGGCCATTGCCAGTGTCCAGTAGCAGCAAGAAGAGGACGTGTGTGTTAGAGTTTGATGAGATAAAGAAGCATTTTGGGGTTCCCATAACTGAAGCAGCGAAGAGATTGAATGTGGGACTAACCATGTTGAAAAGAAGGTGCAGGGAGCTCAGCATCACGAGGTGGCCACATAGGAAACTCAAGAGCTTGCAATTACTCATCGACAATGTTAAA GAAATGGGTTTGGAAGACGAGGTTCCAAGGTTGGAGCGACAAAAAAGGTTGTTGGAAAAATTACCAGGACTGGAACTAAGTGAAGAAGCCAAGAAGCTGAGGCAAGCTTGCTTTAAAGCTAATTACAAGAAGAGAAGGTGTATGGCACTCCAATCTTGA
- the LOC100815082 gene encoding myosin-11, protein MGEKEVSVLDRVSCDNKSDTESMYPMYFGVSCAFFALQVLTEEPQVEVERWSKIRDTMLQGSAQLLGLVVWKLQKGMPNGVEGLCKLKIAEREIENLKRMRHEDAKANEKVVGIFAAQEQSWLSERRRLRQQIGALLSELRVLERNKDAAISEMNQKLKEMQALVESRDNEIEKEEQKRKELEEKLNKVERDAEEMRESARREAQEHSSDLRKHKTAFIELVSNQRQLEAELGRTVKQVEATRQELALAAENKEESDLMAQKLSLEITKFHKDLEQKDKILSAMLRKSKLDTAEKQMLLKEVKLSKARRKQAEQETQRWKAVSEGKHERHSLKSMLVNLSSRMDVFPGSRGMQHSFTGSSHIANEPDQLSPFPDHYLQQRNGDLSIPANAKRLEDWVRAEAERYATLIEQRHHLELDAFAEQLRLKDEKLEAFRWQLLRTELEMKQMRAHVEGQVKDVTQLRHDKMRLETLLLEREDELTSLKEQFVSKLRPLKNNSNLPPQSSELAQYAVWSRVKVVKRKPGEKVLETMETLVEEDCEKEVQCLPHDQLNSANLLVQSQENEIEEEKGVSREDSPTPMQNQSPNKVEADASEKIASTSQTLSTTKQSLWKMDLHALGISYKIKRLNQQLVLVERLTGRQANDEQAEINYDSKVGMKAYLSLTTLLNKQVGRYQSLQEKTDDLCKRMHENDLYANRGDVNAAREKEKTSTLEHFLEETFQLQRYIVATGQKLMEIQSKIVSGFVGVAEEMEKGSGIDMNRFADSIRNLFHEVQRGLEVRTARIIGDLEGTLAREGMTCLRR, encoded by the exons atgggtgagaaggaagttTCTGTTTTGGATAGAGTTAGTTGTGACAACAAGAGTGACACCGAAAGCATGTATCCCATGTATTTTGGTGTTTCTTGTGCATTCTTTGCACTCCAAGTCCTCACAGAAGAACCACAAGTTGAAGTTGAAAGATGGTCTAAAATCCGTGACACAATGCTTCAAGGGAGTGCTCAGCTCTTGGGGTTGGTTGTGTGGAAGCTTCAGAAGGGAATGCCAAATGGGGTGGAGGGATTGTGCAAGCTCAAAATTGCTGAGAGAGAAATTGAGAATCTGAAAAGAATGAGGCATGAGGATGCCAAGGCCAATGAGAAAGTTGTGGGGATCTTTGCAGCACAAGAGCAAAGCTGGTTGAGTGAAAGGAGGAGACTTCGCCAACAAATTGGGGCTCTACTGAGTGAGCTGAGAGTTTTGGAGAGAAACAAGGATGCTGCAATTTctgaaatgaatcagaaattgAAGGAGATGCAGGCTTTGGTGGAGTCAAGAGACAATGAGATTGAAAAGGAGGAGCAGAAGAGGAAGGAGCTAGAAGAGAAGCTGAACAAGGTTGAGAGGGATGCTGAAGAAATGAGAGAATCTGCTCGGCGCGAAGCTCAAGAGCATTCTTCTGATCTCAGGAAGCACAAGACTGCTTTCATTGAGCTTGTGTCAAACCAAAGGCAGCTTGAGGCTGAACTTGGTCGCACGGTGAAGCAAGTGGAAGCTACTAGACAAGAGCTTGCTTTGGCGGCGGAGAACAAGGAGGAGTCGGATTTGATGGCGCAAAAATTGTCTTTGGAGATCACAAAATTTCACAAGGATTTGGAGCAGAAGGATAAAATTTTGTCAGCAATGTTGAGGAAGTCTAAGCTGGACACTGCAGAGAAGCAAATGCTGTTAAAGGAGGTTAAGTTATCAAAGGCTAGGAGGAAGCAAGCAGAGCAGGAGACACAACGGTGGAAGGCTGTTTCAGAAGGAAAGCATGAAAGACATTCCTTAAAAAGCATGTTGGTGAATTTGAGTTCAAGGATGGATGTTTTCCCTGGTAGTAGAGGTATGCAGCATAGTTTCACTGGGTCCTCACACATTGCAAATGAACCAGACCAACTTTCACCCTTTCCTGATCACTATTTGCAGCAAAGAAATGGAGACTTAT CCATTCCTGCTAATGCTAAGCGTTTGGAAGATTGGGTGAGAGCTGAGGCAGAAAGATATGCAACCTTGATTGAACAAAGGCATCACTTAGAGCTAGATGCTTTTGCTGAACAATTGCGACTCAAAGATGAGAAATTAGAGGCATTTCGGTGGCAGTTGTTGAGAACAGAATTAGAAATGAAACAGATGCGGGCACATGTGGAGGGGCAGGTAAAGGATGTGACACAGCTTAGACATGACAAGATGAGACTGGAGACCTTACTGTTGGAGAGAGAAGATGAACTGACTTCCCTGAAAGAGCAATTTGTATCAAAATTGAGGCCcttaaaaaataactcaaatttgCCTCCACAATCATCAGAACTAGCACAATATGCTGTCTGGTCAAGAGTCAAGGTTGTCAAGAGAAAACCAGGTGAAAAAGTGCTAGAAACAATGGAAACTTTGGTTGAGGAAGATTGTGAGAAGGAAGTACAGTGTCTGCCCCATGACCAGCTTAACAGTGCTAATTTACTAGTTCAATCTCAAGAAAATgagattgaagaagaaaagggtgttTCTAGGGAGGATAGTCCTACTCCTATGCAAAATCAAAGTCCAAACAAAGTAGAAGCTGATGCTTCTGAAAAGATAGCATCTACCAGCCAGACCCTTAGTACAACAAAACAGTCCCTATGGAAGATGGATCTTCATGCTCTTGGAATATCTTACAAGATCAAGAGGCTGAATCAGCAACTTGTTCTTGTTGAAAGGTTAACAGGAAGGCAAGCCAATGATGAACAAGcagaaattaattatgatagcAAAGTTGGTATGAAGGCTTATCTGTCCTTGACAACATTGCTGAATAAACAAGTTGGAAGATATCAATCCCTCCAAGAGAAGACTGATGATCTTTGCAAACGGATG CACGAGAATGACCTCTATGCAAACCGTGGAGATGTCAATGCTgcaagagaaaaggagaaaacatCAACACTGGAGCACTTCCTAGAAGAGACATTTCAGTTGCAAAGATACATAGTTGCAACAGGACAAAAACTGATGGAAATTCAGTCCAAGATAGTTTCTGGCTTTGTTGGAGTGGCAGAAGAGATGGAGAAAGGTTCAGGCATTGACATGAACCGGTTTGCCGACAGTATTAGGAATCTGTTCCATGAAGTTCAAAGAGGTCTAGAAGTTAGGACGGCTAGAATTATAGGAGACCTTGAGGGAACACTAGCTCGTGAAGGAATGACATGTTTGAGAAGGTAG
- the LOC100781377 gene encoding uncharacterized protein At4g00950: MVSESENNKCSDDHVLTKLSFLISRPTMPPETLMSPPQNTISVPFKWEEAPGKPRHCHTESDPEDSTTAVKKTLELPPRLLFLLDSTNKVSDVDGPSPTTVLDGPYVGRAMSFTTSYRTPRANWNSNFGSSRWSGYKKFTTEDAEGSFDFSPHSCSSMPNVKITRVPRRGSFWVLSKQRSHMWASIYESLKQVVPWRRKQQTQKKFASKFDTV; the protein is encoded by the exons ATGGTGTCTGAGTCAGAGAATAACAAGTGTAGTGATGATCATGTGCTGACAAAGCTCTCTTTCTTAATCTCACGCCCGACCATGCCGCCGGAAACTCTCATGTCGCCGCCGCAGAACACGATCTCGGTTCCCTTCAAGTGGGAGGAAGCACCGGGGAAGCCTAGGCATTGCCACACCGAATCGGATCCCGAGGACAGTACTACTGCCGTTAAAAAAACCTTGGAGCTGCCTCCCAGGTTGTTGTTTCTGTTGGACAGTACCAACAAGGTTTCCGACGTGGACGGGCCTTCTCCTACGACCGTGCTTGATGGGCCTTACGTGGGCCGGGCCATGTCCTTCACCACCTCCTATAGGACTCCCAGGGCTAACTGGAATTCCAATTTTGGCTCCTCCAGGTGGAGCGGTTACAAGAAGTTTACCACCGAGGATGCTGAGGGCAGTTTTGACTTTTCACCCCACTCCTGCTCTTCTATGCCTAACGTGAAGATCACAAGGGTTCCAAGACGAGGAAGCTTCTGGGTTCTGTCTAAGCAAAGGTCACATATGTGG GCAAGCATTTATGAAAGCCTTAAGCAAGTGGTCCCATGGAGACGCAAGCAACAGACGCAGAAAAAATTTGCTTCCAAATTTGACACTGTTTAG
- the LOC102667394 gene encoding protein RKD4 — MDFVFVSDNDFPNLDIIPHTLNNSCFCSPHLNDTHKIMEISPLKGYFSHLDWTPQSPYPSNELPDLESWNLDFILPPLDEDLEELDQKQLKSVVPQGFHCNQEKGFGDALLATENVSATCVKKEKVQIIDQSPLASSSSTKKRPCALEFEEISKYFGVPINEAAKQMNVGVTMLKKRCRELNIMRWPRRKIKSLQMVIDSVKEMGLEDEVARLEEHKKLLEKLPGLELSEEAKKLRHACFKANYKKKRCMALQA, encoded by the exons ATGGACTTTGTCTTTGTCTCCGACAACGATTTCCCCAACCTTGACATCATTCCTCATACCCTCAACAACTCTTGTTTTTGCTCTCCTCATCTAAACGACACTCACAA AATAATGGAGATTTCACCATTAAAGGGTTATTTCTCCCACCTTGATTGGACACCACAGTCGCCATATCCAAGCAATGAGCTTCCGGATTTGGAAAGTTGGAACCTCGATTTCATCCTCCCACCCCTTGATGAAGATTTGGAGGAGTTGGACCAAAAGCAATTGAAAAGTGTTGTTCCCCAAGGGTTTCATTGCAATCAGGAAAAGGGTTTTGGGGATGCTTTATTGGCCACTGAAAATGTTTCTGCCACTTGTGTGAAGAAAGAGAAAGTGCAGATTATTGATCAGAGTCCTCTAGCTAGTAGCAGCAGTACGAAGAAGAGGCCATGTGCTTTGGAATTTGAGGAAATAAGCAAGTATTTTGGCGTTCCCATAAATGAAGCTGCCAAGCAAATGAATGTTGGGGTAACCATGTTGAAGAAAAGGTGCAGGGAGCTCAACATCATGAGATGGCCTCGTAGGAAAATCAAGAGCTTGCAAATGGTCATCGACAGTGTTAAG GAAATGGGTTTGGAAGACGAGGTTGCTAGGTTGGAGGAGCATAAAAAGTTGTTGGAAAAATTACCAGGACTGGAACTAAGTGAAGAAGCCAAGAAGCTGAGGCATGCTTGCTTTAAAGCtaattacaaaaagaaaaggtgCATGGCACTCCAAGCTTGA